The Armatimonadota bacterium genome includes a region encoding these proteins:
- a CDS encoding BlaI/MecI/CopY family transcriptional regulator gives MSSNEGARDYVGIRRSLGGGSLGELEAQIMDIVWNLEPPITSSQVFKIMYPRRELSYSTIMLTMAKLSRKGILTQTRTGTKKTDPFVYSPNISREEMGVKLMDEVARKVLGKPLNEALQSLCGGAVSFERLAKLIENAESKISKMTKG, from the coding sequence ATGAGTAGCAACGAAGGCGCCCGCGACTACGTTGGCATACGACGCAGTTTGGGCGGGGGTTCGCTAGGCGAGTTGGAAGCCCAGATAATGGATATTGTTTGGAATCTTGAACCTCCTATTACTTCAAGCCAGGTCTTCAAGATAATGTATCCGCGCCGTGAGCTCTCGTATTCTACTATTATGCTTACTATGGCGAAGCTCTCCAGAAAGGGCATTTTGACTCAGACAAGAACGGGAACCAAAAAGACCGACCCATTCGTCTATAGCCCAAATATCAGCCGTGAGGAAATGGGGGTCAAGCTCATGGATGAAGTTGCGCGGAAGGTTCTGGGCAAGCCACTAAATGAGGCGCTTCAAAGCCTCTGTGGTGGTGCGGTTAGTTTCGAACGCCTAGCAAAGCTAATAGAAAATGCTGAGAGTAAAATCAGCAAGATGACCAAAGGATAA
- a CDS encoding helix-hairpin-helix domain-containing protein yields the protein MFNFSRGQLVAAYLIVGLALLGTGILVARSRTFSSNEGIKFIEAGSKTAEPSENIKPELPVSAKICVHVAGNVKKPGVYFLKLDSRVNDAIKAAGGPIGKADLDSINLAEKLQDGQQLYLAAKGEIPAPKISIVRSGKVTKQSTSVGSEAERAEKKGPQKLTTPGEGTVNLNNAGFEELQRLPGIGPAMAQRILDYRAEHGRFQSIDELNEVSGIGPKKLEKLRPFVSL from the coding sequence GTGTTCAACTTCAGCAGGGGCCAACTTGTTGCTGCGTATTTAATCGTGGGACTTGCACTTTTGGGTACAGGCATTCTTGTGGCAAGGTCGAGAACGTTTAGTTCAAACGAAGGAATTAAGTTTATCGAAGCTGGGTCGAAAACAGCAGAACCCAGCGAGAATATTAAGCCCGAACTCCCTGTTAGCGCCAAAATATGCGTTCATGTCGCTGGTAATGTAAAGAAACCAGGCGTTTATTTCCTGAAACTAGACAGCAGAGTTAATGATGCAATCAAAGCAGCAGGCGGTCCTATTGGGAAAGCGGACCTTGATAGCATAAACCTCGCCGAGAAGCTTCAGGATGGCCAGCAGTTGTATCTTGCGGCGAAAGGCGAGATTCCTGCCCCAAAGATTTCCATTGTCCGCAGTGGTAAAGTTACAAAACAAAGTACTTCAGTCGGCAGCGAGGCTGAAAGGGCTGAAAAGAAGGGTCCACAAAAACTAACAACACCTGGGGAGGGAACCGTTAATCTCAACAATGCAGGTTTTGAGGAACTTCAACGCCTCCCAGGCATCGGTCCAGCTATGGCACAGAGAATCTTAGATTATCGGGCTGAGCATGGGCGTTTCCAATCAATTGATGAACTTAATGAGGTCAGCGGAATAGGCCCTAAAAAACTTGAGAAGCTTCGGCCTTTCGTGTCTTTGTGA
- a CDS encoding MBL fold metallo-hydrolase, which translates to MHTRIFYAYRRAITLLSLAIVILVIWLLTLSPREKVLEVTFLDVGQGDCIFVRTPSGHTMLVDGGGQADTPEDETIGLRVVTPFIRSIGLNRVDIVVLTHPHDDHLQGLIRVLKDFEIGMVLDLAVPHPSQAYTAFLDVISSQKIDYRKALRGQMIDFGDDVRAEILNPPKLHFKGTGDDLNNNSIVLRLTYGHQSVLLAGDAGIEAEKSMISAGLPLRSTVLKVAHHGSENATSEEWVRAVSPKVAVISVGRNNPFGHPSGNVLRRLEVAGAKVYRTNHGGAIRLKITPNECKVNSFIKDPRQ; encoded by the coding sequence ATGCACACAAGAATATTTTATGCCTACAGAAGAGCTATAACCTTACTTAGTCTGGCAATTGTTATCCTTGTAATTTGGTTACTTACACTGTCGCCGAGAGAAAAGGTGCTAGAGGTAACTTTTCTAGATGTTGGCCAGGGTGATTGTATTTTTGTTCGGACTCCCAGTGGGCATACAATGCTGGTAGATGGCGGAGGGCAAGCTGATACGCCTGAGGACGAAACTATTGGCCTTCGGGTGGTCACTCCTTTTATTCGAAGCATTGGGCTCAACCGGGTTGACATAGTAGTGCTTACACATCCCCATGATGATCATTTGCAGGGATTAATCAGGGTTCTAAAGGATTTTGAAATTGGAATGGTACTTGACCTCGCAGTACCTCATCCGTCTCAGGCATATACGGCTTTTCTAGATGTAATCAGCTCACAGAAAATTGATTATCGTAAAGCGTTGCGAGGACAAATGATAGACTTTGGCGATGATGTGCGAGCAGAAATTCTTAATCCGCCAAAACTACATTTTAAAGGAACTGGAGACGATCTAAACAATAACTCAATTGTTCTGCGTCTTACATACGGCCACCAAAGCGTCCTTCTTGCTGGTGACGCAGGCATTGAGGCTGAGAAAAGCATGATATCAGCTGGTTTGCCGCTAAGAAGTACAGTACTTAAGGTTGCACACCATGGAAGCGAGAATGCAACTAGCGAGGAATGGGTTCGGGCAGTTTCGCCAAAAGTAGCTGTGATAAGTGTAGGTCGAAACAATCCGTTCGGCCATCCATCAGGCAATGTGCTACGCCGTCTTGAGGTGGCAGGAGCTAAAGTTTACAGGACAAATCATGGCGGTGCTATACGCCTAAAAATAACGCCTAATGAATGCAAAGTTAATTCCTTCATAAAAGATCCTAGGCAATAA
- a CDS encoding ComEC family competence protein: MSLHKRPLFIFTITYIAGIICAVQAHMIRSAGFWICVCILLLGFSFIKGPFPRYALILGLLLFTVGFIRTSLYLRIPNNDVSLFANGRLVHVAGRIVSDPEPRGDRVRFILEASRIKTYAGEFPVRGRIMVTVYHTKYMPKPQQVPFFGHMVTIYGRLRHPFPPSNPGAVDYRSYLARLRVYSTLSTYYDNIAINKQNTGGLAVVIARFKDALMSKTTEMFPQVQGQLLLGILLGNYSLLPLDIQTVFMRSGTMHLFAPSGYNCVVIITILGWIVLQLTIPRFWRHLILIASVWVFTLLVGASPSIVRAAVMVTAHLSSYLFWRSTDLPNAVMLACLIVTGLNPLSLYHVDFQLSFVAVIAIILVMPLLEPMGESVLGSPKTRNVSRGAFLDRVIVLGAKSIGGAVFLSIAATLGTMPITAYYFNYFSLVSLIANAFIALLVLILTASSIAALLIGFLIPPLGHIAAVFPSWIAAVMLGVAGELGGQSWSSVSVSSPPLLIIVLYYAVLLGVLENAHKNILCLQKSYNLT, translated from the coding sequence ATGAGCCTACATAAACGCCCACTTTTTATTTTTACGATTACTTATATCGCAGGCATTATTTGCGCTGTCCAAGCGCATATGATTCGCTCAGCCGGTTTCTGGATTTGTGTATGCATCTTGTTGCTGGGGTTTTCTTTCATTAAAGGACCTTTCCCTCGCTATGCACTTATTCTAGGATTATTGTTATTTACTGTCGGATTCATTCGAACCTCTCTTTATCTAAGAATCCCCAATAATGATGTATCGTTGTTTGCTAATGGCAGGCTAGTTCATGTTGCGGGCAGGATAGTTTCTGACCCGGAACCACGTGGAGACAGAGTGCGCTTTATCTTGGAAGCAAGCAGGATAAAGACTTACGCAGGCGAGTTTCCAGTTCGTGGGAGAATCATGGTGACCGTTTACCATACTAAATATATGCCTAAGCCTCAACAGGTGCCCTTCTTTGGTCATATGGTTACCATATACGGTAGGTTGCGCCACCCGTTTCCGCCTTCGAATCCAGGGGCTGTTGACTACCGTAGCTATCTGGCAAGATTGCGTGTTTATTCCACCCTTTCGACTTATTACGATAACATCGCCATCAACAAACAAAATACCGGTGGTTTGGCGGTGGTTATAGCGCGGTTCAAAGATGCGTTAATGTCCAAAACAACTGAAATGTTTCCCCAAGTACAAGGACAACTGCTGCTTGGGATACTGCTTGGCAACTATTCGCTCTTGCCGCTGGATATACAGACGGTGTTTATGCGTAGCGGAACTATGCATCTTTTTGCCCCATCCGGATACAATTGCGTGGTTATTATCACAATCTTAGGTTGGATAGTGCTTCAGCTCACGATACCTAGGTTTTGGCGGCATTTAATCTTGATAGCTTCAGTTTGGGTTTTTACTCTTCTCGTGGGAGCAAGTCCATCGATTGTGAGAGCGGCGGTTATGGTAACAGCCCATTTATCATCATATTTATTTTGGAGATCAACCGACCTGCCGAATGCTGTAATGCTAGCTTGTTTAATCGTGACGGGTTTGAATCCGCTGAGCCTCTATCATGTAGATTTTCAACTTTCATTTGTTGCGGTGATTGCGATTATACTCGTTATGCCGTTACTTGAGCCGATGGGAGAGAGTGTCCTCGGTAGCCCAAAAACCCGTAATGTCAGCCGCGGGGCTTTCTTGGACAGGGTTATAGTCTTGGGTGCGAAAAGCATTGGTGGGGCGGTTTTTCTGTCTATAGCTGCCACTTTAGGAACTATGCCGATTACAGCTTATTATTTCAATTATTTTTCTCTTGTTTCTCTTATTGCGAATGCCTTTATTGCACTTTTAGTTTTAATACTAACCGCTAGTAGTATAGCAGCGCTTTTAATTGGCTTTCTAATTCCACCACTTGGTCACATTGCGGCGGTTTTTCCTAGCTGGATAGCGGCGGTCATGCTGGGGGTAGCTGGTGAATTGGGTGGACAATCATGGTCGTCGGTTTCGGTAAGTTCGCCACCTCTGTTGATAATTGTACTGTATTATGCTGTGCTGTTAGGAGTCCTCGAAAATGCACACAAGAATATTTTATGCCTACAGAAGAGCTATAACCTTACTTAG
- a CDS encoding ParB/RepB/Spo0J family partition protein — translation MTIICDRRRFDGRLAEGKHMQLIKLEDIVANAKQPRRTFYDHSLEELAKSIKERGVLEPIVVRPKDGKYEIIMGERRYRASKIAGLTEIPAIVREVSDEDASTDALLENFQREDLNPIDRAHAIESLLSFMTWEKCAKTLGVSESTLRRHLELLELPEAVQRELVASWDKNSCSGFTEAHARVLRALNSDPVTQQRLVEKIKNEGLSVNETQRLIDAISNVPEKKEAFLRVPLRVTEEILKQIGKAHRKAKPFKPQTAEQHLASLEKTANQLCSLLDERLFEFLKVETMNQLLSSCATCLDELEKFVNRLRITLQKRQDGFKEVYIHCPLCGRIELIGSLKCSVCWSVLRRCIDCGNYDKTYQRCSITQDYVYLSEAESPREDSKSYKCSNYKPRFEVKKAA, via the coding sequence ATGACAATAATTTGTGATAGGAGACGATTTGACGGCCGGCTTGCAGAGGGGAAACACATGCAACTGATAAAGCTTGAAGATATCGTGGCGAATGCCAAACAACCTCGAAGGACTTTTTATGACCACAGTCTGGAGGAGCTTGCCAAGTCCATTAAGGAACGAGGTGTGCTGGAGCCAATTGTGGTTCGCCCGAAGGACGGAAAGTATGAGATAATTATGGGCGAGCGGAGATATAGAGCTAGTAAGATTGCAGGCTTAACAGAGATACCCGCCATTGTCCGCGAAGTAAGTGATGAGGATGCATCCACGGATGCTTTGCTTGAAAACTTTCAGCGTGAAGACTTAAACCCTATTGATCGTGCACATGCAATTGAATCGCTTCTTAGTTTTATGACTTGGGAGAAATGTGCTAAAACGCTTGGAGTAAGCGAGAGCACACTTCGTCGCCACCTTGAATTGCTCGAGCTACCAGAAGCTGTCCAGCGTGAATTGGTTGCTTCGTGGGATAAGAATTCTTGCAGTGGCTTTACGGAAGCGCATGCGCGGGTCTTGCGCGCTCTTAACTCCGACCCTGTTACTCAGCAGCGGCTAGTTGAAAAAATAAAAAACGAGGGCCTATCGGTCAATGAAACTCAGCGCTTGATAGATGCAATAAGCAACGTCCCTGAGAAAAAAGAGGCATTCCTTCGCGTGCCACTTAGGGTTACAGAGGAAATCTTAAAGCAAATTGGGAAAGCCCATCGGAAAGCCAAACCCTTTAAACCACAGACTGCAGAACAACATTTGGCAAGTTTAGAGAAAACAGCTAATCAGCTTTGCTCATTGCTGGATGAACGATTGTTTGAATTTCTAAAAGTGGAGACAATGAATCAGTTGCTTAGTAGCTGTGCTACATGTTTGGATGAATTAGAGAAGTTTGTGAATAGGCTAAGAATTACACTTCAAAAACGACAGGATGGCTTTAAAGAAGTTTATATTCATTGTCCACTTTGCGGCAGAATCGAATTAATAGGGAGTCTCAAATGTAGCGTTTGTTGGAGTGTTTTGCGCCGATGCATTGATTGTGGGAATTATGATAAAACCTATCAGCGGTGTTCGATAACTCAAGATTATGTTTATTTATCTGAAGCAGAGTCACCTCGGGAGGATTCAAAGTCGTATAAATGTAGCAACTACAAGCCGCGGTTTGAGGTAAAAAAGGCGGCATAA
- the cadA gene encoding cadmium-translocating P-type ATPase: MAEKKVLSLPVLLPPAYEECDRCVGRLRDSLLQIEGILSVEVDRENSTLTLAYDPHLARMEDVERRAKHIGVEIGERFEHLTLTLVGLDCPDCAIKLEKNIGRMNGVLWASTNFAASKLSVEYEPRIVNASDVAKKIRQLGYDVREAEAELAGQPQREQREIIAPEQVIFTKHVAITFIAGLLLVVAIALSTANQLILARILYAASVVVGGYYAARGAFYSLRSFVLDMNFLMTLAAIGAIVIGEWFDAAMVMFLFSLGNTLEARTIERARDSIRSLINLFPTKATVKRNGGEEQVDISLVKAGDVLIIRPGERIPTDCEVISGRSTVDQSPITGESTPVEKTIGDLVFAGTINQRGSLEARAVATAEDNTLARILHLVEEAQAEKAPTQRFAELFGRYYTPVVVGLAVVIALVPPLLYNAMFRDWLYRALTLLVVACPCALVISTPVAIVSAIGNAAKKGILIKGGTHLETAGGIRVVAFDKTGTLTTGEAKVTDIIPAGNFTREQVLSLAAGVESRSEHPLAQAILHEARKENIKPHEVTDFEALTGMGAAAKLNGDVCIVGNTRLMDQFGIEYTEYTDKVRTFQQDGKTVVMIAYNRTLAGIIALSDTVRESARRAFEDLRSAGVERILMITGDNEATARAVARDLGVDEYYAELLPQDKVDIVRLLVERFHKVAVVGDGVNDAPAMAVASLGVAMGAAGSPIALETADIALMSDDLSRLPFAMRLSRRTLATIKENIAFSLLIIVVLVCTALLGWLKLSLGVFGHEGSALLVIANGMRLLRFR; this comes from the coding sequence ATGGCTGAAAAAAAAGTGCTAAGTCTGCCTGTCTTGCTGCCGCCGGCATATGAAGAATGTGACCGGTGCGTGGGCAGGTTGCGCGATTCCCTTTTGCAAATAGAAGGCATTTTGTCCGTTGAGGTGGACAGGGAAAACTCAACTCTCACCCTTGCTTATGACCCTCATCTTGCAAGGATGGAAGATGTCGAGCGGAGGGCGAAGCACATAGGAGTGGAAATTGGAGAGCGATTTGAGCACCTGACGCTTACGCTTGTTGGCCTTGACTGTCCTGATTGTGCCATAAAACTGGAGAAAAATATTGGCCGCATGAATGGCGTTCTATGGGCTTCAACGAACTTTGCTGCATCCAAACTATCTGTGGAGTATGAGCCTCGGATTGTGAATGCGTCAGACGTCGCCAAAAAAATCCGTCAGCTAGGTTACGATGTTCGGGAAGCAGAGGCTGAGCTTGCTGGACAGCCTCAGCGTGAGCAACGCGAGATTATTGCACCGGAGCAAGTAATTTTCACAAAACACGTTGCAATAACATTTATTGCGGGGCTTCTGTTGGTAGTTGCAATTGCTCTTTCCACAGCTAATCAGCTCATTCTCGCTCGGATTTTATATGCAGCTTCTGTGGTGGTAGGAGGATACTATGCGGCTCGGGGTGCCTTCTACAGCCTGCGGTCCTTCGTATTGGACATGAACTTTCTAATGACACTTGCGGCAATCGGCGCAATTGTCATTGGCGAATGGTTTGATGCCGCAATGGTGATGTTTCTTTTCTCGCTTGGAAATACGCTAGAGGCTCGAACTATTGAACGAGCGCGTGATTCGATTCGTTCATTAATTAATCTTTTCCCAACCAAGGCGACTGTCAAGCGAAATGGTGGTGAGGAGCAAGTAGATATAAGCTTAGTTAAGGCGGGGGACGTTCTAATCATACGGCCTGGTGAGAGAATACCGACCGATTGCGAGGTAATCTCGGGTAGATCCACGGTAGATCAGTCGCCTATTACTGGCGAGTCTACTCCAGTGGAGAAGACTATTGGAGACTTGGTGTTTGCCGGTACAATTAACCAAAGAGGTTCATTGGAAGCTCGTGCTGTTGCCACCGCCGAAGACAATACGCTGGCAAGAATCCTGCATCTAGTTGAAGAGGCTCAGGCAGAAAAAGCGCCAACTCAGCGATTTGCAGAATTGTTTGGCAGGTATTATACACCGGTAGTTGTTGGGCTGGCGGTTGTTATTGCTCTGGTTCCACCGCTCCTTTATAACGCAATGTTTCGAGATTGGCTCTACAGAGCGTTAACTCTTCTTGTTGTGGCTTGTCCTTGTGCGCTTGTTATTTCTACTCCTGTGGCAATAGTCTCGGCGATTGGAAATGCTGCAAAAAAAGGCATCTTAATCAAAGGCGGAACGCATTTGGAGACTGCCGGTGGAATCCGAGTGGTGGCATTTGATAAAACCGGCACGCTAACTACCGGAGAGGCTAAGGTGACTGACATTATTCCAGCGGGCAACTTCACACGCGAACAAGTGTTGTCTCTTGCAGCGGGTGTAGAGTCAAGGTCGGAGCATCCGTTGGCACAGGCGATCTTGCATGAGGCTCGTAAGGAGAATATAAAGCCCCATGAGGTTACGGATTTCGAAGCGCTGACCGGAATGGGCGCTGCGGCAAAGTTAAACGGCGATGTGTGCATTGTTGGTAATACGCGATTAATGGATCAATTCGGCATAGAGTATACTGAATATACGGATAAAGTCAGGACTTTTCAACAAGATGGCAAGACTGTTGTAATGATTGCCTATAATCGAACGCTTGCGGGAATTATTGCTTTGTCGGATACTGTGCGAGAATCGGCTAGGCGAGCGTTCGAGGACTTGAGAAGCGCAGGGGTTGAGCGTATTTTGATGATTACTGGCGACAATGAGGCTACCGCGCGGGCAGTGGCGAGGGACTTGGGGGTAGACGAGTACTACGCAGAGCTTCTGCCTCAGGACAAAGTTGATATTGTTCGTTTGCTAGTTGAAAGGTTTCATAAAGTTGCAGTCGTTGGCGATGGTGTGAACGATGCACCAGCGATGGCAGTAGCAAGTCTCGGTGTCGCAATGGGTGCGGCAGGGTCGCCGATTGCTTTGGAAACCGCTGACATTGCTTTGATGTCCGACGATTTAAGTCGTCTTCCTTTTGCAATGCGCTTGAGTAGGCGAACACTTGCTACTATAAAAGAAAACATAGCATTTTCTTTGTTGATAATTGTTGTTCTCGTTTGTACGGCACTCTTAGGGTGGTTGAAACTTTCGCTCGGAGTCTTTGGCCATGAGGGAAGTGCGCTGCTAGTCATTGCAAACGGCATGCGCTTATTGAGATTTCGATAA
- a CDS encoding DegT/DnrJ/EryC1/StrS family aminotransferase yields the protein MGREEIANLTEVINSGSLFRYGGKFVAQFEKVFAEMLGVRHGIASTSGTAAIHIAVASINPNPGDEIITSPITDMGTLIGILFQNAIPVFADLDPETYTLLPDSVEACITSKTKAIIPVHLFGQMCDMDPILEIAKKHGLKVIEDCCQAYLAEYKGHLAGTMGDIGCFSLQQSKHMTAGDGGITITNDDNLANRARLFMDKGWPREPGARDYMFLGINYRMNELSGAVACAQVEKVKGIVERRRKVAEGITQLIADAPGVNPPVVREGCKHSWWLYPITINEKILNVTPQEFCKALTAEGVPAGVGYIGKLIYMSPVFQERMTYGTSGCPFTCPNANPRQYREEDCPNTVEILRRIITLGCNEFFSEQDIQDVGHAINKVARYYAGRKS from the coding sequence ATGGGCAGGGAAGAGATCGCAAATCTTACGGAGGTGATAAATTCCGGTAGTCTCTTCCGCTATGGAGGCAAGTTTGTTGCTCAATTTGAAAAAGTATTTGCCGAGATGTTGGGAGTAAGACACGGCATTGCTTCTACTTCTGGCACGGCAGCAATCCACATCGCAGTCGCTAGTATTAATCCCAACCCTGGCGATGAAATCATAACATCCCCAATAACTGACATGGGGACGCTGATTGGAATTTTATTTCAAAACGCCATTCCTGTTTTTGCTGACCTTGATCCAGAAACATACACCCTCCTACCAGATAGCGTTGAGGCATGTATTACAAGCAAAACGAAGGCTATTATACCTGTTCATTTGTTCGGCCAAATGTGCGATATGGATCCCATTTTGGAAATAGCAAAGAAGCATGGCTTGAAGGTAATAGAAGATTGCTGCCAGGCTTACTTGGCTGAGTACAAAGGGCATCTAGCGGGAACTATGGGCGACATTGGCTGCTTCAGCCTTCAACAGTCGAAGCACATGACTGCTGGCGACGGCGGAATTACCATTACAAATGATGATAATCTTGCTAATCGTGCAAGGCTCTTTATGGATAAGGGTTGGCCACGCGAACCGGGTGCGCGAGACTACATGTTTCTTGGCATTAACTACCGCATGAATGAGCTATCTGGAGCGGTGGCTTGCGCTCAGGTGGAGAAAGTAAAAGGCATAGTTGAGCGAAGGCGCAAAGTTGCGGAAGGAATAACTCAACTTATTGCTGATGCCCCTGGCGTTAATCCTCCTGTTGTTCGCGAAGGATGCAAGCATTCGTGGTGGTTATACCCTATCACCATTAATGAGAAGATTCTTAACGTTACTCCTCAGGAGTTTTGCAAAGCTTTGACGGCAGAAGGTGTGCCAGCTGGCGTGGGGTATATCGGCAAGCTGATATACATGTCGCCGGTTTTCCAAGAACGCATGACCTATGGGACATCTGGATGCCCATTCACGTGCCCAAACGCAAACCCAAGGCAATATCGTGAGGAAGACTGCCCGAATACCGTCGAAATTCTTAGGAGGATTATCACCCTGGGTTGCAACGAGTTTTTTAGCGAGCAAGATATTCAAGATGTTGGCCACGCAATCAACAAAGTTGCCAGGTACTATGCTGGGAGGAAGTCATGA
- a CDS encoding amidohydrolase family protein: MNFSVVDINTHFGFLPYRDTDVSLGTLLNSLRKFGVSAALTYSLKGVSYDVEEGNDETYAVAQAHPELVPVATVDPRRHIGVIEEIEKRKKQGFVALRVFPEAQGWRISSAMFRPILRTLESLQMPLIVSGAGSGTPTEILQAVQGTTIPVIMCGIGYFNLAEALAVCAEHPQLYIEAQIIDTPDALKVGVEAIGAERFLFGSNHPSCSMRASLNAVNEAYLTDLQKALVFAENARRLFPDLPTRSGISLNLDKPFEGTPIIDVHAHYGKWPFPMKGTGVDFTLDLMRRRGISKVILSSSYAIVYDFVEGNAQMEKAIEGHPELLGYITVNPNYFDASCRELEKYAKKPNFVGAKIHPAYCRISINSPKTKAMVRKIQEFGLPLLIHTYGAGMPSQAEELAQHCPDQPIIMGHGGADAWREAAEAARRTENLYMEFCSSVLEHDKVRRSIDIAGVDKILFGSDIDLIHPGFIAGIYEEAGLTLEEKEKILYKNATRVFNITL, from the coding sequence ATGAATTTCTCGGTTGTGGATATAAACACCCATTTTGGGTTCCTGCCATATCGCGATACTGATGTATCACTAGGTACACTTCTAAACTCTCTTCGAAAATTCGGTGTGTCTGCTGCCTTAACCTATTCGCTTAAAGGGGTTAGTTATGATGTAGAGGAGGGAAACGACGAAACTTATGCGGTGGCACAAGCACATCCTGAGCTTGTGCCAGTTGCAACCGTTGATCCCCGCAGGCATATTGGCGTCATTGAGGAAATCGAGAAGCGAAAGAAGCAGGGGTTTGTGGCTCTCCGAGTTTTCCCCGAAGCCCAGGGTTGGAGAATTTCGTCGGCAATGTTCCGTCCAATTCTTCGAACACTAGAAAGCCTCCAGATGCCCCTGATTGTGAGTGGCGCGGGAAGTGGAACCCCTACTGAAATTCTTCAAGCGGTCCAAGGGACGACTATCCCTGTGATAATGTGTGGCATTGGTTACTTCAACCTTGCAGAGGCGCTGGCTGTTTGTGCCGAACATCCTCAACTTTACATCGAAGCTCAGATTATAGACACACCCGATGCCCTCAAGGTCGGCGTTGAAGCTATTGGCGCAGAGCGATTTTTGTTTGGGTCGAACCATCCTTCGTGTTCGATGAGAGCTTCGCTAAACGCTGTCAACGAGGCATATCTTACAGATTTACAGAAAGCGTTAGTTTTCGCTGAAAATGCTCGGAGGCTCTTCCCTGATCTTCCTACGAGAAGTGGGATTAGCCTTAACCTTGATAAGCCATTCGAAGGCACGCCTATTATTGACGTTCACGCCCACTATGGCAAGTGGCCGTTCCCAATGAAAGGTACTGGCGTAGATTTCACCCTTGACCTAATGCGCAGGCGTGGAATTTCGAAAGTCATTCTTTCATCAAGCTATGCTATTGTCTATGACTTCGTTGAGGGTAACGCGCAGATGGAAAAGGCAATTGAGGGTCATCCAGAGCTTCTAGGCTATATTACTGTAAACCCAAACTATTTCGATGCATCATGCCGTGAATTGGAAAAATACGCTAAGAAACCCAATTTTGTCGGCGCAAAGATTCATCCTGCTTATTGCCGCATCAGTATCAACTCTCCTAAAACCAAAGCAATGGTGCGCAAAATCCAGGAATTTGGCCTGCCCCTCCTCATTCATACTTATGGGGCGGGGATGCCAAGTCAGGCAGAAGAGCTTGCACAACACTGTCCTGACCAGCCGATTATTATGGGTCATGGAGGTGCAGATGCGTGGCGCGAAGCAGCCGAGGCTGCCCGACGTACGGAAAACCTTTATATGGAGTTTTGCAGTAGCGTACTTGAGCACGACAAAGTCCGACGTTCTATAGACATTGCAGGCGTAGACAAAATCCTCTTTGGTAGCGACATCGACCTCATCCACCCGGGCTTTATTGCAGGAATCTATGAAGAAGCTGGTTTGACACTCGAGGAGAAAGAGAAGATACTTTATAAGAATGCAACCCGGGTGTTCAACATTACACTCTAA
- a CDS encoding ZIP family metal transporter translates to MSAASVGGLVGIAWNRVSHKVLCGMVSLAAGALLGVTVLHIIPETVEILGAWPSLASLVAGYLLFAAIGKYIYFVCPACAASASEHETGYLRLGILLMISMSIHSTVDGLAISAGSRTFSVVGIMILLAVSYHKVPEGLALVSVARLSGYGRAKAIFITLLIELTTVFGAFIGLLLFFEVQQTLLGVILGFVAGSFLYTVGFALIKEMFAHEKISIFIYLGLGFASMVVLSEVVSSLGVHVH, encoded by the coding sequence ATGTCTGCTGCGTCGGTAGGTGGTTTGGTAGGCATTGCCTGGAACCGAGTCAGCCATAAAGTGTTGTGTGGAATGGTTAGCCTTGCTGCTGGTGCACTTCTTGGGGTTACCGTGTTGCATATCATACCTGAGACGGTTGAAATTCTTGGCGCCTGGCCTTCGCTAGCGAGTCTTGTTGCAGGTTATCTCTTATTCGCAGCTATTGGAAAGTATATATATTTTGTATGCCCAGCTTGCGCTGCGTCGGCAAGCGAACATGAAACCGGATATTTGAGGCTGGGGATACTCCTAATGATTTCAATGAGTATCCACAGCACTGTTGATGGCCTGGCAATTAGCGCTGGTTCAAGGACATTTTCTGTAGTGGGAATAATGATTCTGCTGGCGGTCTCGTACCATAAGGTCCCCGAAGGGCTTGCACTTGTGAGTGTGGCACGGCTTTCAGGTTATGGGCGGGCAAAGGCAATTTTTATAACACTTCTTATTGAACTTACAACCGTTTTCGGGGCGTTCATCGGGCTATTACTTTTCTTTGAAGTACAGCAAACGCTCTTAGGCGTTATTCTTGGCTTCGTGGCTGGGAGCTTCCTTTATACGGTCGGGTTTGCTCTCATCAAGGAGATGTTTGCGCATGAAAAGATATCAATTTTTATATACCTTGGCTTAGGTTTTGCTTCGATGGTTGTTTTGAGCGAAGTGGTATCAAGTCTCGGCGTCCATGTTCACTGA